In the genome of Paenibacillus pabuli, one region contains:
- a CDS encoding transglycosylase domain-containing protein, translated as MVDVNKKKPDEQPARKRSFARRLGSFVKWMVVLGFMGVLFVGGALMGYVSSIVKDEPVRSRALIEQKVSENSITGFAYFADGSPIGQLRTEEDRRPVTFDQIPQKVIDAVISIEDNHFYEHKGVDMSGTLRAVKQKVLKESVQTGGSTLTQQLARRVFLNLDRTEDRKVKEILLSLRLERFLTKNEIMTAYLNKVPFGNGSSGYNVYGVKAAAKGLFNINDLNKLNTAQAAYLAGLPQLPSSYSAFNGKGDFVEDNFERAINRQHLVLRRMLELGKINQSEYDEALAFDIKSSLAPKTIKAYNTYPYLMMETERQAAQIIMKQLNAEKSEGTDAKADTGSDSDTGTETPQKESSALLEEAQQQLRTGGYRIYTTINKSIYKTMRTIAEDDSNFSADDPVKGKEQTAAMLINHKTGAILGMIEGRDFQDEQMNYATQMVRQPGSTMKPIAAYLPALDEGLVQPASIIDDSPIILKDGPNGFHIPKNANNRYQGLVTARRALNYSLNVPALKLFNEEVGIDKSWAFAKKLGITTIQPIDYQAQTGVLGGLQYGVTVEELTNAYGAIANNGVYNDSYMISKIVDSKGNIVYKHDPEPVQAFSEQTAYLMTDMLRTVITEGTADKVRENYKYSKSVPIVGKTGSTQNYADVWFEGYTPDVTLGVWVGYKQPVNTLETKSQKKRAQQLWTQIMNQVIATDKEMFVTDSFKKPSGIETRTVSAYSGKLPTSLTDRFVTDIFNSKFVPKDSDDGVAKAKYITYNGVNYIPRDETPGDMTKEKTVVKRKKPISDLIKELQSAFSRMSRHESLAYYLPEDADADMPTQIDPRTDNGKAPDAPGNVRISVANGNAVITFNATPESDVVGYRLYRSVNGAGFQNQGQVVLTGESRSFTAYAQGGNFAFYVTAVDVAGRESAPSAAVSSAGTIDPPVDEEINEPINVPGTVVTPEDAPNENAATTAPATPGQVSVSALSQGLRIQWASNPESDGVQSYAVYFSETGAAPYTKIGTTSGTSMDYGVPASTSGWFKVSASNSIGESEPSGAVHFQP; from the coding sequence ATGGTTGATGTTAATAAGAAAAAGCCCGATGAACAGCCTGCCCGCAAGCGCAGTTTTGCCCGCAGACTGGGTAGTTTCGTCAAATGGATGGTTGTCCTGGGATTCATGGGGGTACTATTTGTAGGCGGTGCTCTGATGGGATACGTCAGTTCCATTGTGAAAGACGAACCCGTCCGTTCAAGGGCGCTGATTGAACAAAAAGTCAGCGAAAACTCCATCACAGGCTTTGCTTACTTTGCCGACGGCAGCCCGATCGGTCAATTACGAACAGAAGAAGACAGGCGTCCGGTCACCTTTGACCAGATCCCGCAGAAAGTTATTGATGCAGTCATTTCGATTGAAGACAATCATTTTTACGAACATAAAGGTGTAGACATGAGCGGAACGCTCCGTGCCGTGAAACAGAAAGTGCTGAAAGAATCTGTTCAAACCGGCGGAAGCACACTGACTCAGCAATTAGCCCGGCGTGTATTCCTCAATCTGGATCGAACCGAGGACCGGAAAGTAAAAGAAATATTACTTTCACTCCGACTCGAACGTTTCCTGACCAAAAACGAAATTATGACCGCGTACCTGAACAAGGTTCCTTTTGGTAACGGCTCCAGTGGATATAATGTATATGGAGTTAAGGCAGCTGCCAAAGGACTGTTCAATATTAATGATTTGAACAAATTAAACACAGCTCAGGCTGCTTATCTTGCAGGATTGCCTCAGCTCCCCTCCTCTTACTCTGCCTTTAATGGAAAAGGCGACTTTGTGGAGGACAATTTTGAGCGGGCAATCAATCGTCAGCATCTGGTCTTGCGCCGAATGCTGGAACTGGGCAAAATTAATCAATCCGAGTATGACGAAGCTCTTGCTTTTGATATCAAGAGTTCTCTCGCACCCAAAACCATCAAAGCTTACAATACTTATCCATACCTTATGATGGAAACGGAACGACAAGCTGCACAGATTATCATGAAACAACTGAATGCGGAAAAATCTGAAGGCACTGATGCCAAGGCAGACACAGGTTCGGATTCGGATACAGGTACTGAAACGCCGCAGAAAGAAAGCAGTGCCTTGCTGGAAGAAGCCCAGCAGCAATTGCGTACAGGCGGATATCGTATCTACACGACCATCAACAAGAGTATATACAAAACGATGCGTACCATTGCTGAAGATGATAGCAATTTCTCTGCTGACGATCCCGTGAAGGGAAAGGAACAGACTGCTGCCATGCTGATCAATCACAAAACAGGAGCCATTCTCGGCATGATTGAAGGCCGCGATTTCCAGGATGAACAGATGAACTATGCAACTCAGATGGTGCGTCAGCCAGGTTCAACCATGAAACCTATCGCCGCTTATCTGCCTGCACTGGATGAAGGACTTGTTCAACCGGCTTCCATTATTGATGATTCACCGATTATTCTGAAAGACGGCCCGAACGGGTTCCATATTCCGAAAAATGCCAACAATCGCTACCAGGGACTTGTGACAGCCCGTAGAGCACTCAATTACTCATTGAATGTGCCTGCGCTGAAGCTTTTCAACGAAGAAGTCGGTATCGACAAATCATGGGCCTTTGCCAAGAAGCTGGGGATTACCACCATCCAGCCGATTGATTACCAAGCTCAGACTGGTGTTCTCGGAGGTCTTCAGTACGGTGTGACAGTTGAAGAGCTTACCAATGCCTATGGAGCCATTGCCAACAATGGTGTGTACAATGACTCCTATATGATTAGCAAAATTGTAGACTCCAAAGGGAATATCGTATATAAACACGATCCAGAACCTGTTCAAGCTTTCTCAGAACAGACGGCCTACCTGATGACAGATATGCTTCGCACCGTTATTACGGAAGGTACAGCCGATAAAGTTCGTGAAAATTACAAGTACTCCAAGAGTGTGCCGATTGTAGGTAAAACAGGTTCTACCCAAAACTATGCGGATGTCTGGTTTGAAGGCTATACGCCGGATGTCACATTGGGTGTGTGGGTTGGATACAAACAGCCAGTAAACACACTGGAAACCAAATCACAAAAGAAACGTGCTCAGCAGCTGTGGACGCAAATCATGAATCAGGTCATCGCTACAGACAAAGAGATGTTCGTAACCGATTCGTTCAAGAAACCGTCCGGGATCGAGACACGAACTGTATCGGCTTATAGCGGCAAATTGCCAACCTCTCTGACTGACAGATTTGTCACGGATATTTTCAATAGCAAATTTGTGCCGAAAGACAGCGATGATGGCGTCGCCAAAGCCAAATATATCACTTACAATGGTGTCAACTACATTCCTCGTGATGAAACACCTGGAGATATGACGAAGGAAAAAACCGTTGTCAAACGTAAGAAACCGATCTCTGATCTCATCAAGGAACTACAAAGTGCATTCTCACGCATGAGTCGTCACGAATCACTTGCATATTACCTGCCGGAAGATGCCGATGCAGACATGCCGACACAGATCGATCCAAGAACAGATAACGGCAAAGCACCGGATGCACCAGGTAATGTGAGAATCTCCGTTGCCAACGGGAACGCGGTGATTACGTTTAATGCAACACCGGAAAGTGACGTAGTTGGTTATCGCCTGTATCGCTCAGTGAATGGCGCCGGATTCCAGAATCAGGGGCAGGTTGTCCTGACAGGTGAGTCCAGATCATTTACCGCATATGCACAGGGTGGAAACTTTGCGTTCTACGTTACAGCAGTGGATGTAGCGGGTCGTGAGTCTGCTCCTAGCGCAGCAGTTAGCAGTGCTGGAACTATAGATCCTCCTGTAGATGAAGAAATAAATGAACCGATTAATGTTCCGGGAACAGTGGTTACACCGGAAGACGCTCCGAATGAGAACGCCGCAACTACCGCTCCAGCTACACCGGGCCAAGTGAGCGTGTCGGCGCTCTCCCAAGGATTGCGAATTCAGTGGGCCTCCAATCCGGAATCGGATGGTGTTCAAAGTTATGCCGTCTATTTTAGTGAGACAGGGGCAGCCCCTTACACCAAAATTGGCACAACTTCAGGTACCTCCATGGACTACGGAGTGCCGGCATCCACCAGTGGATGGTTCAAGGTATCCGCCAGCAACAGCATAGGCGAATCCGAGCCGTCCGGAGCCGTGCATTTCCAACCGTAA
- the acsA gene encoding acetate--CoA ligase, whose amino-acid sequence MSQAHGEMLQTVVSESNLGDYTEARSRFDWESVERHFTWHASGKVNMAHEAIDRHVLEGRGGRTALLYSDASREEAYTFADLSEQSSRFGNVLRKYGIAKGDRVFIFMPRSPELYFSLLGILKVGAIAGPLFEAFMETAVKDRLEDSGAVALVTTPQLLGRIKRSELPELKHIFVVGGGPQTEEGLIDFDAEMSAASDDMEVEWLTREDGLLIHYTSGSTGKPKGVYHVQNAMIQHYYTGKVVLDLREDDVYWCTADPGWVTGTSYGIFAPWLNGVTNVIRGGRFSPQDWYSTIEKNKVSVWYSAPTAFRMLMGAGEETIAKHDLSSLRHVMSVGEPLNPEVVRWGWKAYGQRIHDTWWMTETGGQLICNYPGMPIKPGSMGRPLPGIEAAIIDDRGQELPPYSMGNLAIRTSWPSMMAKIWNNPAKYEEYFRLSGWYVSGDSAYMDEDGYFWFQGRIDDVINSSGERIGPFEVESKLVEHPAVAEAGVIGKPDVTRGEIIKAFVALREGYEPTPELKEEIYRFVKEGLSAHAAPREIEFKDKLPKTRSGKIMRRVLKAWELDLPTGDLSTIED is encoded by the coding sequence ATGAGTCAAGCACATGGTGAGATGCTGCAAACGGTTGTGTCTGAATCTAATCTGGGCGATTACACGGAGGCCCGAAGCCGGTTTGATTGGGAATCGGTTGAAAGGCACTTTACGTGGCACGCCAGCGGGAAAGTCAACATGGCACATGAAGCGATAGATCGTCATGTGCTGGAAGGAAGAGGCGGAAGGACGGCATTATTATATAGTGATGCTTCACGTGAAGAGGCATATACGTTTGCTGATTTGAGCGAGCAATCGAGTCGCTTCGGTAACGTTCTGCGCAAATATGGCATAGCCAAAGGGGATCGGGTGTTTATTTTCATGCCACGGAGTCCTGAGCTCTATTTTAGTCTCTTGGGCATATTGAAGGTTGGAGCTATTGCAGGTCCGCTATTTGAAGCCTTCATGGAAACTGCCGTGAAGGACCGGCTTGAGGATAGCGGCGCCGTGGCACTAGTAACGACCCCTCAATTACTTGGACGGATTAAACGTTCGGAATTGCCTGAACTGAAGCATATTTTTGTGGTAGGTGGAGGTCCGCAGACGGAAGAAGGTCTTATCGACTTTGATGCAGAGATGTCTGCGGCTTCGGATGATATGGAAGTGGAGTGGCTGACTCGTGAAGATGGTCTGCTGATTCACTATACTTCCGGCTCTACAGGCAAACCAAAAGGTGTATATCATGTGCAGAATGCGATGATTCAGCATTATTACACCGGCAAGGTTGTACTTGATCTGCGTGAGGATGACGTATACTGGTGCACAGCCGATCCAGGCTGGGTAACAGGTACCTCGTACGGTATTTTTGCACCGTGGTTGAATGGGGTGACCAACGTTATTCGCGGGGGACGTTTCAGTCCGCAAGACTGGTACAGCACCATTGAGAAAAACAAAGTCAGCGTATGGTACAGTGCGCCGACGGCTTTTCGCATGTTGATGGGAGCGGGTGAAGAGACCATTGCCAAGCATGATCTGAGCAGTCTCCGTCACGTCATGTCTGTCGGTGAGCCACTTAACCCCGAGGTGGTGCGTTGGGGCTGGAAAGCCTATGGACAGCGAATTCATGATACTTGGTGGATGACGGAGACGGGTGGACAATTAATCTGTAACTACCCGGGCATGCCAATTAAGCCGGGTTCCATGGGACGTCCGTTACCGGGGATTGAAGCAGCCATTATTGACGATCGAGGACAGGAACTGCCGCCATACAGTATGGGGAACCTGGCTATTCGTACTTCCTGGCCGTCCATGATGGCGAAGATCTGGAATAACCCGGCCAAATACGAGGAGTACTTCCGCCTTTCTGGCTGGTATGTATCCGGTGATTCTGCTTATATGGACGAAGATGGCTACTTTTGGTTTCAGGGCCGGATCGATGATGTCATTAACTCTTCCGGTGAACGCATTGGGCCCTTTGAGGTGGAGAGCAAGCTCGTAGAGCACCCTGCGGTAGCAGAGGCAGGCGTTATCGGCAAACCGGATGTAACTCGCGGAGAGATCATCAAGGCCTTTGTGGCACTGCGTGAGGGGTATGAGCCGACACCGGAGCTGAAGGAGGAGATCTATCGATTTGTAAAAGAGGGCTTATCTGCTCACGCCGCTCCGCGTGAGATTGAGTTCAAGGATAAACTGCCCAAGACTCGCTCCGGCAAAATTATGCGCCGTGTGTTAAAAGCTTGGGAGCTGGATCTGCCAACAGGCGATCTGTCGACCATTGAAGATTAA
- a CDS encoding GNAT family N-acetyltransferase yields the protein MEHIKEHHMRSIFKSGHRIIIEGPVQAEKIKQLEFHTDLDAFRRPSEQQEALAEIAALPEGRIIIARENETIVGYVTFHYADECERWSEGNMTDLIELGAIEVADAYRSLGIGREMLLTAFENKQMERYIVFTTEYYWHWDLKGSALSVWDYRKMMEKLMQTVDMTWYATDDPEICSHPANCLMVRIGSQVPLESEEQFDRVRFRHRFMY from the coding sequence ATGGAGCATATCAAGGAGCATCATATGCGTTCCATCTTCAAGTCCGGCCACCGAATCATCATTGAGGGACCCGTTCAGGCCGAGAAGATTAAGCAGCTTGAATTTCATACCGATCTGGATGCCTTCAGGCGCCCTTCGGAACAACAGGAGGCATTGGCCGAAATTGCGGCATTGCCTGAAGGTCGAATCATCATTGCACGGGAAAATGAGACCATCGTCGGTTATGTGACTTTCCATTATGCCGATGAATGCGAGCGTTGGTCGGAAGGCAATATGACCGATCTAATTGAGCTTGGTGCCATTGAGGTTGCAGATGCCTATCGATCGCTGGGGATTGGACGGGAAATGCTGCTCACTGCGTTTGAAAATAAACAGATGGAAAGATATATCGTATTTACAACGGAATATTACTGGCATTGGGATCTGAAGGGCAGCGCCCTCTCCGTATGGGATTACCGCAAGATGATGGAAAAATTGATGCAAACCGTAGACATGACCTGGTACGCCACCGACGATCCCGAGATTTGTTCACATCCGGCCAACTGCCTCATGGTCCGCATCGGCAGCCAGGTTCCCCTTGAGTCGGAGGAACAGTTCGACCGCGTGCGATTCCGCCATCGATTTATGTACTAA
- a CDS encoding 5'-methylthioadenosine/adenosylhomocysteine nucleosidase: MRETIGIIGAMDEEVELLLAGMKQLETVKQTGITYVAGEWLGKQIVVCKSGVGKVNAAVTTQILIDRFQVNRIIFTGVAGAVHPELNIGDMVISSVCVQHDMDVTPLGFERGVIPYQETSAFPAEAALIALAEEACKAQGANYLIGKVLSGDQFIADKDTVNMLYTKMDGACAEMEGAAVAQVSFMNRVPFVVLRAMSDKADGSAHVNFAEFTVESSQRSHRIVEHMLEHM, translated from the coding sequence ATGCGTGAAACGATCGGTATCATTGGTGCAATGGATGAGGAAGTAGAACTTCTATTGGCTGGCATGAAGCAACTGGAGACTGTAAAACAAACCGGTATTACCTATGTTGCTGGCGAGTGGCTGGGTAAGCAGATTGTGGTCTGCAAATCAGGTGTGGGTAAAGTGAATGCGGCAGTGACGACACAGATTTTAATTGATCGTTTTCAGGTCAACCGTATTATTTTCACAGGTGTTGCGGGTGCAGTTCATCCCGAGTTGAATATTGGGGATATGGTCATCTCGTCAGTGTGTGTACAGCATGATATGGATGTGACCCCACTTGGATTTGAGCGCGGGGTTATCCCTTACCAGGAGACGTCCGCTTTCCCGGCTGAAGCGGCACTGATCGCATTAGCTGAAGAAGCCTGCAAAGCGCAGGGAGCGAACTATCTGATCGGCAAAGTGTTGTCAGGAGATCAATTCATTGCGGACAAGGATACGGTGAACATGCTGTATACCAAAATGGATGGGGCATGTGCTGAGATGGAGGGAGCTGCCGTAGCGCAAGTGAGCTTCATGAATCGAGTTCCGTTCGTTGTCCTTCGCGCCATGTCTGACAAAGCGGATGGTTCAGCACATGTGAATTTTGCCGAGTTTACGGTGGAATCTTCGCAGCGTTCTCACCGGATTGTGGAACATATGCTGGAACATATGTAA
- the ccpA gene encoding catabolite control protein A: MTVTIYDVAREAGVSMATVSRVVNNNPNVKPQTRKKVYEAIDRLGYRPNAVARGLASKKTTTVGVVIPDISNSTFAEIARGIEDIANMYHYNIILCNADKKKEKEIRVINTLLEKQVDGLLFMGGTVTDEHIQAFQSAAVPIVLCATSDEKGTYPSVDIDHEAAAFDAVNTLIRHGHKEIAMISGTLQDPANGYARFQGYKKALEAAGMEYQEDLVRIGNYRYESGVEAMKYFLGLKKKPSAIFAATDEMAIGAIHSIQDEGLKVPDDFSIISVDNIRMASMVRPQLTTVAQPMYDLGAVAMRLLTKLMKKENVENPRVILPHETILRLSVSHADVV; this comes from the coding sequence GTGACGGTAACCATTTATGATGTGGCACGTGAAGCCGGTGTCTCTATGGCAACGGTATCACGGGTTGTTAATAATAACCCTAATGTTAAGCCACAGACACGCAAAAAAGTATATGAAGCTATTGATCGGTTGGGATATCGTCCGAATGCGGTAGCCAGAGGTCTGGCGAGCAAGAAGACAACCACGGTCGGGGTCGTTATTCCGGACATTTCGAACTCAACCTTTGCAGAGATTGCTCGCGGAATTGAAGATATTGCCAATATGTATCACTACAACATTATTTTGTGTAACGCGGATAAAAAGAAAGAAAAAGAAATTCGTGTAATTAACACGTTGCTGGAGAAACAGGTGGACGGTCTGCTCTTCATGGGTGGAACGGTGACGGACGAGCATATTCAAGCGTTCCAATCAGCGGCTGTGCCGATTGTTCTCTGTGCAACAAGTGACGAGAAGGGCACATACCCTTCTGTAGATATCGATCATGAAGCAGCGGCATTTGACGCTGTAAATACGTTGATCCGTCATGGACATAAGGAAATTGCCATGATCAGTGGTACCCTGCAAGATCCTGCCAACGGTTATGCTCGTTTCCAAGGGTACAAGAAAGCGCTTGAAGCAGCAGGTATGGAATATCAGGAGGATCTCGTACGCATTGGTAACTATCGTTATGAATCCGGTGTGGAAGCGATGAAGTATTTCCTCGGATTGAAGAAAAAACCATCAGCAATCTTCGCTGCAACCGATGAGATGGCCATTGGTGCTATTCACAGCATTCAGGATGAAGGTCTGAAAGTACCGGATGACTTCTCCATCATTAGCGTGGATAACATTCGTATGGCTTCCATGGTTCGTCCTCAGTTGACTACTGTAGCTCAACCGATGTATGACCTGGGCGCTGTAGCGATGCGTTTGCTGACCAAGCTGATGAAGAAGGAAAATGTGGAGAACCCACGTGTTATTCTGCCGCATGAAACAATTCTTCGTCTGTCTGTAAGCCACGCGGACGTTGTTTAA
- the ytxJ gene encoding bacillithiol system redox-active protein YtxJ, translating into MADMTKMTSIEQLNSAVEATEDQPLLLFKHSTRCPISANAYQEMNDYLQNSPNEQVKYGIIYVVEDRPVSNEAADKLGVKHESPQAILVKKGIPVWHTSHSDITSTTITKALRES; encoded by the coding sequence ATGGCTGACATGACTAAAATGACAAGTATTGAACAGCTAAACTCCGCAGTGGAGGCTACCGAGGATCAACCTTTGCTTCTGTTTAAGCACAGTACACGCTGCCCGATCAGCGCGAACGCTTATCAGGAGATGAACGATTATTTGCAAAATAGTCCAAATGAACAAGTGAAATACGGTATCATCTATGTAGTGGAAGACCGCCCTGTGTCCAACGAAGCAGCGGACAAGCTGGGTGTTAAGCATGAATCTCCGCAGGCGATTCTAGTCAAAAAGGGAATTCCTGTATGGCATACTTCCCACTCGGATATTACTTCAACCACAATCACGAAAGCACTGCGTGAGTCCTAA
- a CDS encoding type 1 glutamine amidotransferase domain-containing protein encodes MMRLTGKRVIALVDEEFEDLELWYPVHRVREEGAEVHLAGEKKGKIYIGKYGVPAEAEYSFDELDSSQYDGILVPGGWAPDKLRRYPKVLELVKEMHADQKPIGQICHAGWVLISAKILDGVTVTSTPGIRDDMENAGAIWKDEAVVVDGHIISARRPPDLPPYGKAFCDALAEK; translated from the coding sequence ATGATGAGATTAACTGGCAAAAGAGTCATCGCCCTGGTCGATGAAGAATTCGAAGATCTGGAACTGTGGTACCCGGTGCATCGTGTCCGAGAAGAAGGCGCTGAGGTGCATCTCGCTGGAGAGAAAAAAGGAAAAATCTACATCGGTAAATATGGTGTTCCCGCCGAAGCGGAATACAGTTTCGATGAACTGGATAGTTCACAATATGATGGTATTCTTGTACCCGGGGGCTGGGCACCGGACAAGCTTCGACGTTATCCCAAAGTTCTTGAGCTCGTCAAGGAAATGCATGCGGATCAGAAACCCATTGGACAGATTTGTCACGCAGGCTGGGTACTGATATCCGCCAAAATACTGGATGGAGTTACGGTCACATCTACACCGGGTATTCGGGATGATATGGAGAATGCGGGAGCCATCTGGAAAGATGAAGCCGTTGTTGTGGATGGACACATCATTTCAGCTCGTCGTCCACCTGACCTTCCGCCGTATGGAAAAGCATTTTGCGATGCACTTGCTGAAAAATAA
- the ptsP gene encoding phosphoenolpyruvate--protein phosphotransferase: MKIQGINGAAGIAIGKAFVLPSWEWDLPDQKMDSVDLAQEFERLYEGIRTSKDEIEYIKNEFKEVVGPEESSIFDAHLAILEDPVFMNEIRGIIERQYKAAEVAVKEAIDHFVTMFDLLDDEYMKERAIDIKDVGNRLLKHLLGAPEITLPSDTQPYILVAKELSPSQLAHLNPSHVLGIVTLIGGKTSHSAIMARALGIPLVSGLEASLGMPVETGDMLVVDGDNGIVFTEPDRKTIERYTMIRSKQLKKKEQLQVLATVDAVTKDGSVLHLASNISSVKELDMALKHGAKGVGLFRTEFLYMDRATFPGEQEQYEVYRLVAEKTTGQSVVIRTLDIGGDKQLDYFELPEEDNPFLGYRAIRISLDRKDLFKTQLTAILRASAAGNVKIMYPMISSVEELQEANEILREAMSDLDERELPYDPHIQVGIMIEVPAAVMIADLLAEEADFFSIGTNDLVQYVLAVDRMNEQIAHMYHPYHPAVLRMLRATVDAAHTAGIDVSVCGEMAGDERSVPLWLELGISNLSMSPQSLLRVKHRILNTTAAAAKEVAHDCFTMRTSAEIEQRLQVFNDSMGSPDEQSGSNAS; encoded by the coding sequence ATGAAGATACAAGGCATCAACGGCGCTGCAGGCATAGCCATCGGCAAAGCATTTGTCCTGCCCAGTTGGGAATGGGATCTGCCGGATCAGAAGATGGATTCGGTGGATCTGGCCCAAGAGTTCGAACGACTGTACGAGGGCATACGGACATCGAAGGATGAGATTGAATATATCAAGAATGAGTTCAAGGAAGTGGTTGGTCCTGAGGAGTCCAGTATCTTTGATGCGCATCTGGCCATTCTGGAAGATCCAGTATTCATGAACGAAATCCGCGGTATTATTGAACGGCAGTACAAGGCGGCAGAAGTAGCCGTCAAAGAAGCAATTGATCATTTTGTCACCATGTTTGATCTGCTTGATGATGAATACATGAAGGAGCGGGCCATAGACATCAAGGACGTGGGCAACCGTTTGTTAAAACATTTGCTGGGAGCACCGGAAATTACACTTCCATCAGACACACAGCCTTATATCCTTGTGGCTAAAGAGCTGTCTCCCTCTCAACTGGCGCATTTGAATCCAAGCCATGTACTGGGCATCGTGACCCTTATCGGAGGCAAAACGTCTCACTCTGCTATTATGGCCCGGGCCCTTGGTATTCCCCTCGTTTCCGGTTTGGAAGCGAGTCTTGGCATGCCGGTAGAGACTGGGGATATGCTCGTTGTCGACGGAGATAATGGCATCGTATTTACAGAGCCGGACCGCAAGACGATTGAGCGTTACACGATGATTCGTAGCAAACAATTGAAGAAAAAAGAACAGTTGCAGGTGCTTGCTACGGTGGATGCCGTTACCAAAGACGGCTCCGTTCTGCATCTGGCTTCTAACATCAGTTCCGTCAAGGAGCTGGATATGGCGCTGAAACATGGGGCGAAGGGCGTGGGGCTGTTCCGGACAGAGTTCCTGTACATGGACCGGGCTACGTTCCCGGGTGAGCAGGAACAGTATGAGGTCTATCGTCTTGTTGCAGAGAAGACTACTGGTCAGTCTGTAGTTATTCGTACGCTGGATATTGGTGGTGACAAGCAGCTCGACTATTTCGAACTTCCGGAAGAAGATAATCCGTTCTTGGGATATCGTGCGATTCGGATCAGTCTGGACCGCAAAGATCTGTTCAAAACACAGCTTACAGCCATTCTGCGGGCAAGTGCTGCAGGTAATGTCAAGATTATGTACCCAATGATCTCTTCGGTAGAAGAACTTCAGGAGGCCAATGAAATTCTGCGTGAAGCGATGTCTGATCTGGACGAGCGCGAATTGCCGTACGATCCGCACATTCAGGTGGGCATCATGATTGAGGTTCCGGCAGCGGTGATGATAGCCGATCTGCTTGCCGAAGAAGCTGATTTCTTCAGTATCGGTACAAATGATCTGGTTCAATATGTACTGGCTGTAGACCGAATGAATGAACAAATTGCCCACATGTACCACCCGTATCATCCTGCAGTACTGCGCATGCTGCGTGCGACCGTGGATGCGGCTCATACGGCAGGGATCGATGTCAGTGTATGCGGGGAGATGGCCGGGGACGAGCGCTCGGTTCCGCTATGGCTTGAACTGGGGATAAGCAACTTGAGTATGTCTCCACAATCCTTGCTGCGTGTGAAGCACAGGATATTGAATACGACGGCTGCTGCTGCCAAAGAGGTGGCCCATGATTGCTTTACCATGAGGACAAGTGCAGAGATCGAACAGCGTCTGCAGGTTTTCAATGATTCAATGGGCAGTCCGGATGAACAGAGTGGATCGAATGCATCTTGA